The following proteins are co-located in the Pseudomonas sp. ATCC 13867 genome:
- a CDS encoding F0F1 ATP synthase subunit delta gives MAELTTLARPYAKAAFEYAQAHQQLADWSAALGVLAAVSRDDTVRQLLKEPQLTAAAKADALIDVCGDKLNAPAQNFVRTVAENKRLDLLPTIFVMFEQLKAEQEKLVEVEVTSAFVLDQEQQDKLAKALSARLSREVRLHASEDASLIGGVVIRAGDLVIDGSVRGKLAKLAEALKS, from the coding sequence ATGGCAGAACTGACCACATTGGCTCGTCCATACGCGAAGGCGGCTTTCGAGTACGCCCAGGCTCATCAGCAACTGGCCGACTGGTCCGCTGCTCTGGGTGTGCTGGCTGCAGTGTCGCGGGACGACACCGTGCGCCAGCTGCTCAAGGAGCCCCAGCTGACCGCGGCAGCCAAGGCTGACGCGCTGATCGACGTGTGTGGCGACAAGCTCAATGCTCCGGCCCAGAACTTCGTCCGGACTGTGGCTGAAAACAAGCGGCTCGACCTGCTGCCGACCATCTTCGTGATGTTCGAGCAACTCAAGGCCGAGCAGGAAAAGCTGGTCGAGGTCGAGGTCACCAGTGCCTTCGTCCTGGACCAGGAACAGCAGGACAAACTCGCCAAGGCTCTCAGCGCCCGGCTCAGTCGCGAAGTGCGACTTCATGCGTCGGAAGACGCGAGCCTGATCGGCGGCGTGGTGATCCGCGCCGGTGACTTGGTAATCGATGGCTCGGTGCGCGGCAAGCTCGCGAAACTGGCCGAAGCGTTGAAATCTTGA
- a CDS encoding F0F1 ATP synthase subunit B, whose amino-acid sequence MNINATLIGQAIAFAIFVIFCMKFVWPPVIAALHERQKKIADGLDAANRAARDLELAHEKAGQQLREAKAQAAEIIEQAKKSANQIVDEARDQARAEGDRMITQAKAQIEQELNSVKDALRAQVGALAVSGAEKILGASIDANAQKQLVDQLAAEI is encoded by the coding sequence GTGAACATTAATGCAACTCTGATCGGCCAGGCCATCGCGTTCGCCATCTTCGTCATCTTCTGCATGAAGTTCGTATGGCCGCCGGTCATCGCGGCTCTGCACGAGCGTCAGAAGAAGATCGCCGACGGCCTGGACGCTGCCAACCGCGCGGCTCGTGACCTGGAACTGGCCCACGAGAAAGCGGGTCAGCAACTGCGCGAAGCCAAGGCTCAGGCAGCCGAAATCATCGAGCAGGCGAAGAAGAGCGCTAACCAGATCGTTGACGAAGCCCGTGATCAGGCCCGTGCCGAAGGTGATCGCATGATTACCCAGGCCAAGGCTCAGATCGAGCAGGAACTCAACAGCGTCAAGGACGCCCTGCGTGCCCAAGTGGGTGCCCTGGCTGTCTCCGGCGCCGAGAAGATCCTGGGTGCTTCGATCGATGCCAACGCGCAAAAGCAGCTGGTTGATCAACTGGCCGCCGAGATCTAA
- the atpE gene encoding F0F1 ATP synthase subunit C, whose protein sequence is METVVGLTAIAVALLIGLGALGTAIGFGLLGGKFLEGAARQPEMVPMLQVKMFIVAGLLDAVTMIGVGIALFFTFANPFIAQVAQ, encoded by the coding sequence ATGGAAACTGTAGTTGGACTCACTGCTATCGCCGTTGCTCTGCTGATCGGTCTGGGCGCTCTGGGTACCGCCATCGGCTTCGGCCTGCTGGGCGGCAAGTTCCTGGAAGGCGCTGCTCGCCAGCCGGAAATGGTTCCGATGCTGCAGGTGAAAATGTTCATCGTCGCCGGTCTGCTCGACGCCGTGACCATGATCGGTGTTGGTATCGCTCTGTTCTTCACCTTCGCTAACCCGTTCATTGCTCAGGTTGCCCAGTAA